The nucleotide window ACATTTATCTTCATTGACACGTGCAGCTCACGTGTGTGAACCCAAACAAGACGAGCATGGCAATCTCGGGGCATGGAAAACGTCTCCTTGTCAAATAAATATACATACCAAAACCACCGTTCCAGCACTTCTTCTcccccatttcttcttcatgcATCATCCTAAAAATGTAAACAAAAACACCGTTCCAAATAGACTTTCAGGCCAAGAAACTCCATTATTGTTACTCCGATCAAATAGACTTTCTTACCCAGATCGTTCAGAATTACAACACCTCCAGATCCCAGCTCACTGGTTATCCGTCTGTTAAGGTAAGAAATTAGCAACCAACTTCAGTAATGCTAGCTACAATTTTACCAAATCCTTGCTGTTTTATCTGTCGATCATCCTAAAACGACTTTGCATGTTGAGTGTCAGACCCAATTTTACACCTTTGTTGGATCCTACATACTTAGGACCATATTTTCTTGCAGACAAGAGCAGAGCAGTCCTACCAGTCCCACCAGAGCTCTTAATAAGTAATTCTAGTTAACTTTACCAAATCCTTATTGTTGTATCTTTTGACCATCCTAAACTGTCTCTGCATGTTGAGAAACAGACCCAAGTTTACACCTTGGTCACCTCTTTATTGGATGATCGATATATACTCTTGAATTTTTAGCTAGTACCATGAATTTTCTTGCAGACAAAAGCATAGTCCTACCAATTATATATTTACAAGTGTTCCCAATCTGTCCACATGCTGTATATGTTTTCTACCAAACTAAATAATCTCCAATTAACAATGCTATAGCTAAAAACTGGTTATTAACTATAATAGACAACATTGAATTGAGATAAGCTTAAACTTTaccaaaagaagaaggaaatttTCAACATATCAGAAATGACGGTTGGTGCCTTGGTGTCTATAACCAAATTAACTATTGTCATCCTTTTCCTCCTCGGTTGTACAAGGACCAACCCGACTTATTTGATTAGAATTTAGAACATGTGTACTTGAAgtatgagaaaaaaaaagaaatccgAGAGAAAATCAATGAGGGAGCAAATAATAAACTCCTGCATTTGTTAATCACAAAAGGAGAAGGTGAGTAATTGATACTGTAAATGTGGAATCTATAAGGTGATGATGCCTACATGCATGTACTCTTTTCTTGCATTTGTCTGGTAAATTGCATGCTAGCCATTTATTCACCTCATAACTTAATACACTCCCATCTTTATGCCATGTATTTCTCTCTGATCCCAGATTAATTTCTTGTATATTTCTTCTGTAATTAGGAAATGACTTATCCCAAACAACCTGCCCACAACTCAACTGGGGAAAAGAATCCAAAGAGGCTTCTCGTAACCAAAAGTAATTCTCCCACTCCAACTAGGAAGCGGATCAGCCCCAAGGTACTATGCtttatatatttgtttatttatttacaaaatagTATTAGAATGAAATACAGCCATTTCAAATGAAGTTATTTGATACCCGTGTTAAATATGCTGTGTTTGGTTTTCTTGCTATTGAGGTTTGATTCTTATGTCTCAATGTATTCAGGACCTTGTAAGCTCAATGTACCACACACTCTCTCACACGTCTCCTCACAGTTGGTGACACTCAAGCCAAACACACCGACAAATTACCTTGGGTGATGTGGAAAAATTAAACTGTTAAGCATGGCTTCACTTTTGTAATGTAGGATGACATTCCCACATTCTCACAattacacacatatacatacacacatatatatatcttattCATGAATTCCATAGAAGAAACTATCGCAATAAATGGTTATTTTCCTCTGGTTTCGCATAAACAACCTTTCTTTTGGTTCAAATGCCAAAAAGAGGTGCTGTAGTCTACAGTGCTACTTTCTATGTTGTGAGTTTCGGTAAGAAGGATATAAAGACTTCAAACTGTCCGAACACTACGTTCAGATATGGGGTATGTGGAAGTGTATGATGAGAATTCATGCCCTCGTATGGAAGTTGTATCAATCTTGTTATATATATTAACAAGCTTCTTTTTGTAAAGGATACTAGTCTCAtttttttcagattatattagACCTACATACCAGCATTAATTGAACCTTAAAACTTCATGTCATTCCATCACACCAAGGCACAAATCAAATGCATTATTTTGTAAGTAACTGTtgtgacaaatatatatattaatcacTATTAAACTTGCACCTTCAACTTTGCATGTCTGTGTCGTTCTGATTTCTTTTTCTGTCATTTTCAGCTTTCAATAGCATTGGAGGCAGAATTGATGACTGTGATACAGGAGGCAAAACATCTGATTTCTTCCCCCGCCTTTTCTCCACACTTTTCTTCCACTGACCCAGGAAAACTTCAAGGAGCCATAGACATCATTCAAAGCATTCTAAAGTGTGACATTGAAGCCTTACTGGACAAACAGTGTTACAAAGAATTGAAAGAAGCTTTCGAGTATCTGTGCTCTATTGGTTTTTTTGATCCAATTATGGTCCTAAGACTTGACCGGATGCTTAATGATGTGGATACTGAACTACCGCACTATAAAGAAGCTATAGATGAATGCGTTACAGGCCGAGAACAGGCAAAGGACCTTCAACATGCACTAAAATCTCTGAAAGCTAAGCTGGAGGCTGCTTGTGCTACAAAACCTAGAATTATTGAACTTGAAAATGAGCTGCATGATCTTAATGAGCAAATTGAGGCTCTTCAGGCTCAATTTGCAGATTGTCAGAGCCAGAGAGAAGCCCTTGAGGCTAATTTGGATGCTGAACTGGATAAGCTTCGTCCAGAAAAGGAGGCACTCCAGGGTAAATGCAAGTTGTTTACTGCTTTCAAGGCAAGATTGCCTGAAATGAAGAATCGTATCAACGCGGGGATTGGTGTGTGGGAAGCCTTTAAGGCAGCTTTGAATATCCAATTTAGAGGTTTTCACTAATTAATGCTAGCTTCTCATTGTTACTTTCCAGCCGCTGTATTTTGGGACCCTATGTTTTTGTTTGGGACAGAGACCTGTTGGCTTTGATCGCCTTGACACTTCCGAAGTCCGAAGAAGTTGCAATGCCTGAGGAGCTAGCTTGTATTTACTTTCGGAAAAGTTTGTCTAGAACAAATTTTGTAACAACCTGATGAATGTACTACTGAATATATGTGATCCATTTTGCTTGGTAGCTACAGCTGTTATATTGGCATGTTTTTGTTAATTCTAACCTTGCTAAGTGAGCGTTTGGTGCTTGAAAATAAATTACGATACCTAAACATGGTCCATAAGCTCCACTCTTGGGTATCATTCCCTTGCAAGctagattttgtgagggaaagtTCTATCGATGAGTTACTGTATAACATTAAAATTTCTAGGGAGGATTATTGGTTTGGATTCCAATAGACAGTTCATTCAACAAATTAATAGTGTGCAATTTGATTTGCTTGAAATATTATGCAAAGAAACTAATGGAATCAAGAAGTTAGCCCAAAGTCAAGTAGTTGAGAGCATAGGATATGATGTTTAATTGTCACTAAAATGGCA belongs to Rosa chinensis cultivar Old Blush chromosome 4, RchiOBHm-V2, whole genome shotgun sequence and includes:
- the LOC112200898 gene encoding uncharacterized protein LOC112200898 isoform X1 encodes the protein MTYPKQPAHNSTGEKNPKRLLVTKSNSPTPTRKRISPKLSIALEAELMTVIQEAKHLISSPAFSPHFSSTDPGKLQGAIDIIQSILKCDIEALLDKQCYKELKEAFEYLCSIGFFDPIMVLRLDRMLNDVDTELPHYKEAIDECVTGREQAKDLQHALKSLKAKLEAACATKPRIIELENELHDLNEQIEALQAQFADCQSQREALEANLDAELDKLRPEKEALQGKCKLFTAFKARLPEMKNRINAGIGVWEAFKAALNIQFRGFH
- the LOC112200898 gene encoding uncharacterized protein LOC112200898 isoform X2; amino-acid sequence: MHYFLSIALEAELMTVIQEAKHLISSPAFSPHFSSTDPGKLQGAIDIIQSILKCDIEALLDKQCYKELKEAFEYLCSIGFFDPIMVLRLDRMLNDVDTELPHYKEAIDECVTGREQAKDLQHALKSLKAKLEAACATKPRIIELENELHDLNEQIEALQAQFADCQSQREALEANLDAELDKLRPEKEALQGKCKLFTAFKARLPEMKNRINAGIGVWEAFKAALNIQFRGFH